The proteins below come from a single Isoptericola dokdonensis DS-3 genomic window:
- a CDS encoding pyridoxal phosphate-dependent decarboxylase family protein, with protein sequence MSRSPHDVTLTSTDTLLRGATAGTYARVVHDVVDDVAARFAAVSQPWSGASRDELAALVDAVDLDGPGVGTGAALQETADLYATHAVWFHDPAYAAHLNCPVDIAAVGAEAMLAAINTSVDTYDQSTVATLMERRLVAWTAERIGFARGDGVFTSGGTQSNLHALLAARERALTGPDGSRLGGLARTGLQARLRILATDASHFSVAKSAMLLGLADDAVVTVPTDVDGRLDPAALAAALDRTAAVGDVVMAVVATAGTTDRGTIDPLPAVADLCDAADVWFHVDAAYGGGLLVSPTRRHLLAGIERARSVTVDFHKTFFQPVSASAVIVREHADLARTAWHADYLNPAADPDNQVDRSLQTTRRFDALKLWATLRAIGPDGIGAMVDAVCDLATAVHADLDGDPELRLVAPTDLSTVIFRYQPDGVTDAQADALVAQVRRVLFDSGRASVAKTVIDGRPCLKLTLLDPGRSLADVRRVLTLVRDAAHGILAGEALAEAQEPPCRDVHPHLDRTTTEVTR encoded by the coding sequence GTGTCCAGATCCCCGCACGACGTGACCCTGACCAGCACCGACACCCTCCTGCGTGGTGCGACGGCGGGGACGTACGCCCGTGTCGTGCACGACGTCGTCGACGACGTCGCCGCGCGGTTCGCCGCCGTCTCCCAGCCGTGGAGCGGCGCGAGCCGCGACGAGCTCGCCGCGCTGGTGGACGCCGTCGACCTGGACGGCCCGGGTGTCGGTACCGGCGCCGCGCTGCAGGAGACGGCCGACCTGTACGCGACGCACGCGGTCTGGTTCCACGACCCGGCGTACGCGGCGCACCTGAACTGCCCGGTCGACATCGCCGCGGTGGGGGCCGAGGCGATGCTGGCCGCGATCAACACGAGCGTCGACACGTATGACCAGTCGACCGTGGCGACGCTGATGGAGCGCCGGCTGGTGGCGTGGACGGCGGAACGGATCGGTTTCGCCCGCGGCGACGGTGTCTTCACCTCGGGTGGCACGCAGTCGAATCTGCACGCCCTGCTCGCGGCGCGGGAGCGGGCGCTGACCGGCCCGGACGGCAGCCGCCTGGGTGGTCTGGCACGCACCGGCTTGCAGGCCCGACTGCGGATCCTCGCCACGGACGCGAGCCACTTCTCCGTGGCGAAGTCGGCGATGCTGCTGGGCCTCGCGGACGACGCCGTCGTCACCGTCCCCACGGACGTCGACGGCCGCCTCGACCCGGCCGCGCTCGCGGCGGCCCTCGACCGCACGGCCGCCGTCGGCGACGTCGTCATGGCGGTCGTCGCGACGGCGGGCACGACGGACCGCGGCACGATCGACCCGCTGCCCGCGGTGGCGGACCTGTGCGACGCCGCGGACGTCTGGTTCCACGTCGACGCCGCGTACGGCGGCGGGCTGCTGGTCTCGCCGACGCGCCGCCACCTGCTCGCGGGGATCGAGCGGGCACGCTCGGTGACGGTCGACTTCCACAAGACGTTCTTCCAGCCGGTCTCGGCCAGCGCGGTGATCGTGCGCGAGCATGCCGACCTGGCGCGCACCGCATGGCACGCCGACTACCTCAACCCCGCCGCCGACCCGGACAACCAGGTCGACCGCTCCCTGCAGACGACCCGCCGGTTCGACGCGCTGAAGCTGTGGGCGACGCTGCGCGCGATCGGGCCGGACGGCATCGGCGCGATGGTCGATGCGGTCTGCGACCTCGCCACGGCGGTGCACGCCGACCTCGACGGCGACCCGGAGCTGCGCCTGGTCGCCCCGACGGACCTGTCGACGGTGATCTTCCGGTACCAGCCCGACGGCGTCACCGACGCCCAGGCGGACGCCCTGGTGGCGCAGGTGCGCCGGGTGCTGTTCGACTCGGGCCGGGCGAGCGTGGCCAAGACGGTGATCGACGGCCGACCCTGCCTCAAGCTGACCCTGCTGGACCCGGGCCGCTCCCTGGCGGACGTGCGCCGCGTCCTGACGCTGGTCCGCGACGCCGCGCACGGCATCCTCGCGGGCGAGGCACTCGCCGAGGCGCAGGAGCCGCCCTGCCGCGACGTGCACCCGCACCTGGACCGCACCACCACGGAGGTGACCCGATGA
- a CDS encoding lysine N(6)-hydroxylase/L-ornithine N(5)-oxygenase family protein has product MSEHTYDVVGIGIGPFNLGLAALADPLDDVDAVFLDQADEFRWHPGMMIEGATIQVPFLADLVTMADPTSPFSFLAFLKDVGRLYPFYVRESFYPLRAEYDEYCRWVAGRLGTLRWGRRVVAVEHDPADDVYVVVAETGGLDGVRVERYRTRHVVLGVGTTPRLPAPLADLARDAAGSGGGPVVHTADYLPHRDALRASGAVTVVGSGQSAAEVYRDLLEDAGPYRLDWVTRSPRFFPMEYTKLTLEMTSPEYTDHFHGLAPDLRDLVGREQRTLYKGISGDLIDDIYDTLYRRTALGAQVPTTLLSDTEVVAARTERADDGGCEVVLTLRHAQLGTTAEHRTRSVVAATGYGAGVPAFLDPVRDRLRLDERDRFDVTRDYVVSHDGRVLTLNGEEHSHGVTAPDLGFGPWRNSVVLARVTGREPYRVERRIAFQQFGLPGGVPAGAAGLAPAGTEVAR; this is encoded by the coding sequence ATGAGCGAGCACACCTACGACGTCGTCGGCATCGGCATCGGCCCGTTCAACCTGGGGCTGGCGGCGCTCGCGGACCCGTTGGACGACGTGGACGCCGTGTTCCTGGACCAGGCGGACGAGTTCCGCTGGCACCCGGGGATGATGATCGAGGGCGCGACGATCCAGGTGCCGTTCCTCGCGGACCTGGTGACGATGGCGGACCCGACGTCGCCGTTCTCGTTCCTGGCGTTCCTCAAGGACGTCGGGCGGTTGTACCCGTTCTACGTCCGGGAGTCGTTCTACCCGCTGCGTGCGGAGTACGACGAGTACTGCCGCTGGGTGGCGGGCCGGCTGGGCACGCTGCGCTGGGGCCGGCGCGTGGTGGCGGTGGAGCACGACCCGGCGGACGACGTGTACGTCGTGGTCGCGGAGACGGGCGGGCTGGACGGCGTGCGGGTCGAGCGCTATCGCACCCGGCACGTGGTGCTGGGCGTGGGGACGACCCCGCGTCTGCCCGCGCCGCTGGCGGACCTCGCGCGGGACGCGGCCGGGTCGGGCGGCGGGCCGGTCGTGCACACGGCCGACTACCTGCCGCACCGGGACGCCCTGCGGGCGTCGGGCGCGGTGACGGTCGTCGGGTCGGGGCAGTCCGCGGCGGAGGTGTACCGGGACCTGCTGGAGGACGCCGGCCCGTACCGGCTGGACTGGGTGACGCGGTCGCCGCGGTTCTTCCCGATGGAGTACACGAAGCTGACGCTGGAGATGACGTCGCCGGAGTACACGGACCACTTCCACGGGCTCGCCCCGGACCTGCGCGACCTGGTGGGCCGCGAGCAGCGCACCCTGTACAAGGGGATCAGCGGCGACCTGATCGACGACATCTACGACACCCTCTACCGCCGCACCGCGCTGGGCGCGCAGGTGCCCACGACGCTGCTCAGCGACACGGAGGTGGTGGCGGCGCGCACGGAGCGGGCCGACGACGGCGGGTGCGAGGTCGTGCTGACGTTGCGGCACGCGCAGCTCGGCACGACGGCGGAGCACCGCACGCGCTCGGTGGTCGCGGCGACGGGGTACGGGGCGGGGGTGCCGGCGTTCCTGGACCCGGTGCGCGACCGGCTGCGGCTCGACGAGCGCGACCGGTTCGACGTGACCCGTGACTACGTCGTCTCCCACGACGGCCGGGTGCTGACTCTGAACGGCGAGGAGCACTCGCACGGGGTGACGGCGCCGGACCTCGGGTTCGGTCCGTGGCGCAACTCGGTGGTGCTGGCCCGGGTGACGGGCCGGGAGCCGTACCGCGTGGAGCGCCGGATCGCGTTCCAGCAGTTCGGCCTGCCGGGCGGGGTCCCGGCGGGTGCGGCCGGCCTGGCGCCGGCCGGGACGGAGGTGGCCCGATGA
- the thiC gene encoding phosphomethylpyrimidine synthase ThiC yields the protein MEHDVVPARALAYERCEHSGITVPVTEITLADSPDGTPNPPVRVYRTDGPGGDPVRGIPGLRTPWVAERRDTETYEGRGRSLADDGRGARRRGAASAEWQGEARPPRRALPGRKVTQMHYARRGEATPEMRFVALREGVDVELVRSEVAAGRAIIPNNVNHPESEPMIIGRAFTVKVNANIGNSAVHSSIAEEVEKLQWATRWGADTVMDLSTGDDIHTTREWVLRNSPVPIGTVPIYQALEKVDGDASRLTWEIYRDTVIEQCEQGVDYMTVHAGVLLRYVPLTANRVTGIVSRGGSIMAGWCLAHHQENFLYTHYDELCEIFAAYDVAFSLGDGLRPGSIADANDAAQFAELDTLAELTKRAWAHDVQVMVEGPGHVPFHLVRENVERQQELCEGAPFYTLGPLVTDIAPAYDHITSAIGATEIARYGTAMLCYVTPKEHLGLPNRDDVRTGVVTYKIAAHAADLAKGHPGAQARDDALSKARFEFRWRDQFNLSLDPELAEEYHDETLPAEAAKTAHFCSMCGPKFCSMRISQDIRDEFGDAGAQQAVVGIAQEGMAAKSAEFRAAGGEVYLPTPTVPAR from the coding sequence ATGGAGCACGACGTCGTCCCCGCACGCGCACTCGCCTACGAGCGGTGCGAGCACTCCGGCATCACGGTGCCGGTCACCGAGATCACCCTGGCGGACTCCCCGGACGGGACCCCCAACCCGCCCGTGCGGGTCTACCGCACCGACGGCCCGGGCGGCGACCCGGTCCGCGGTATCCCCGGCCTGCGCACGCCGTGGGTCGCCGAACGCCGCGACACCGAGACGTACGAGGGTCGGGGCCGCAGCCTCGCCGACGACGGTCGTGGCGCACGACGTCGAGGCGCGGCGTCGGCGGAGTGGCAGGGCGAGGCGCGACCCCCGCGCCGGGCGCTGCCCGGGCGCAAGGTCACGCAGATGCACTACGCCCGCCGGGGCGAGGCCACGCCGGAGATGCGGTTCGTCGCCCTGCGCGAGGGGGTCGACGTCGAGCTGGTGCGCAGCGAGGTCGCCGCGGGCCGCGCGATCATCCCGAACAACGTCAACCACCCGGAGTCGGAGCCGATGATCATCGGCCGGGCGTTCACGGTGAAGGTCAACGCGAACATCGGCAACTCGGCGGTGCACTCCTCGATCGCGGAGGAGGTGGAGAAGCTGCAGTGGGCCACGAGGTGGGGCGCCGACACCGTGATGGACCTGTCCACCGGCGACGACATCCACACCACGCGTGAGTGGGTCCTGCGCAACTCTCCGGTGCCCATCGGCACGGTGCCGATCTACCAGGCCCTGGAGAAGGTCGACGGCGACGCGTCGCGGCTCACCTGGGAGATCTACCGCGACACCGTGATCGAGCAGTGCGAGCAAGGCGTCGACTACATGACGGTCCACGCGGGCGTGCTGCTGCGGTACGTCCCGCTCACCGCGAACCGGGTGACGGGAATCGTGTCGCGGGGCGGGTCGATCATGGCGGGCTGGTGCCTGGCGCACCACCAGGAGAACTTCCTGTACACGCACTACGACGAGCTGTGCGAGATCTTCGCGGCCTACGACGTCGCGTTCTCCCTCGGCGACGGGCTGCGACCGGGATCCATCGCTGACGCCAACGACGCCGCACAGTTCGCGGAGCTCGACACGCTCGCCGAGCTGACCAAGCGGGCCTGGGCCCACGACGTGCAGGTGATGGTCGAGGGGCCGGGCCACGTCCCGTTCCACCTGGTGCGTGAGAACGTCGAGCGCCAGCAGGAGCTGTGCGAGGGCGCCCCGTTCTACACGCTCGGGCCGCTGGTGACGGACATCGCGCCCGCGTACGACCACATCACGTCCGCCATCGGTGCCACCGAGATCGCCCGCTACGGCACGGCGATGCTCTGCTACGTCACGCCGAAGGAGCATCTCGGGCTGCCGAACCGCGACGACGTCCGCACCGGCGTCGTCACCTACAAGATCGCCGCGCACGCCGCCGACCTCGCCAAGGGTCACCCCGGTGCGCAGGCCCGCGACGACGCGCTGAGCAAGGCCCGCTTCGAGTTCCGCTGGCGCGACCAGTTCAACCTGTCCCTCGACCCGGAGCTCGCCGAGGAGTACCACGACGAGACGTTGCCGGCCGAGGCCGCGAAGACGGCGCACTTCTGCTCGATGTGCGGGCCGAAGTTCTGCTCGATGCGCATCTCGCAGGACATCCGCGACGAGTTCGGGGACGCCGGCGCCCAGCAGGCCGTCGTCGGGATCGCCCAGGAAGGGATGGCCGCGAAGTCCGCGGAGTTCCGCGCGGCCGGGGGCGAGGTCTACCTCCCCACCCCGACGGTCCCCGCTCGCTGA